The following are encoded in a window of Alphaproteobacteria bacterium genomic DNA:
- a CDS encoding peptidase M19, with translation MTTELDRRSFLALAGAGALAPGAALAQPAVRDPIIVNALGGLDDPNMEESGDPRATSDRIVRDARASGLTAVNVTLGYVAGNEEPFEQSVREIARWDARLRSRPDDLLKVLYAADILRAKRESKIGVIYGFQNAAMMGADSSRVEVFANLGVRVFQLTYNPANALGDGSMAPENRGLTPFGREVVERINAARAMVDLSHSGQRTCLEATEASKAPISINHTGCRALVDLPRNKTDEELRAVAGRGGFVGIYFMPFVNAQSVCTAADVVAHIEHAIDVCGEDHVGIGTDGGTTGIDDMAAYRINMRNEVAARRSAGIGAAGENPDTLPFCEELSGPGQYRRLIGLLEQRGHSTGRIEKIMGMNFVTFAREVWGA, from the coding sequence ATGACGACTGAGCTCGACCGCCGCAGCTTCCTTGCCCTCGCCGGCGCCGGCGCGCTGGCGCCCGGAGCGGCGCTGGCCCAGCCGGCGGTGCGGGACCCGATCATCGTCAATGCGCTGGGCGGCCTCGACGACCCGAACATGGAAGAGAGCGGCGATCCGCGCGCGACCTCGGACAGGATCGTCCGCGACGCGCGCGCCTCGGGGCTCACCGCGGTCAACGTCACGCTCGGCTATGTCGCGGGCAACGAGGAGCCGTTCGAGCAGAGTGTGCGCGAGATCGCGCGCTGGGACGCGCGGCTTCGAAGCCGGCCGGACGACCTGCTCAAGGTGCTCTACGCGGCGGACATCCTGCGGGCCAAGCGCGAGAGCAAAATCGGAGTCATTTACGGCTTCCAGAACGCGGCGATGATGGGCGCCGACTCCAGCCGGGTCGAGGTCTTCGCCAATCTCGGGGTGCGCGTGTTCCAGCTCACCTATAATCCCGCCAATGCTCTCGGCGACGGATCGATGGCGCCCGAAAATCGCGGTCTCACCCCGTTCGGCCGCGAGGTGGTCGAGCGGATCAACGCGGCGCGCGCGATGGTCGATCTCTCCCACAGCGGCCAGCGGACCTGCCTCGAGGCGACCGAGGCCTCGAAGGCGCCGATCTCGATCAACCACACCGGCTGCCGCGCTCTGGTCGACCTTCCGCGCAACAAGACCGACGAGGAGCTCAGGGCGGTGGCCGGGCGCGGCGGCTTCGTCGGAATCTACTTCATGCCCTTCGTCAACGCTCAGAGCGTGTGCACCGCCGCCGATGTCGTCGCGCATATCGAGCATGCGATCGATGTCTGCGGCGAGGACCATGTCGGGATCGGCACCGACGGCGGGACGACCGGAATCGACGACATGGCCGCCTACCGCATAAACATGCGCAACGAGGTCGCCGCGCGGCGCTCCGCCGGTATCGGCGCCGCGGGCGAGAATCCGGACACCTTGCCCTTCTGCGAGGAACTGTCCGGCCCGGGCCAGTACCGCCGCCTGATCGGCCTGCTCGAGCAGCGCGGCCATTCGACGGGCCGGATCGAGAAGATCATGGGGATGAACTTCGTCACTTTTGCGCGCGAGGTCTGGGGCGCATGA
- a CDS encoding PilZ domain-containing protein, which translates to MIRGVLRNFRRGAEFIELVDISAEGCGFTSRWPFEVGARVLLGLPGLEPWPGTIVWHEAGQGGVQFDRPLHPGVVSRFAAQIKDAGPSRAHLTPPEKD; encoded by the coding sequence ATGATTCGCGGCGTGCTTCGCAATTTCAGGCGCGGCGCCGAATTCATCGAGCTCGTCGACATATCCGCTGAAGGCTGCGGCTTCACCTCGCGCTGGCCGTTCGAGGTCGGAGCGCGTGTGCTCCTCGGGCTGCCGGGCCTCGAACCCTGGCCCGGCACCATCGTCTGGCATGAGGCGGGGCAAGGCGGGGTCCAGTTCGACCGGCCGCTTCACCCGGGCGTCGTCAGTCGCTTCGCGGCCCAGATCAAGGATGCAGGCCCGTCCCGCGCCCACCTGACCCCGCCCGAAAAGGATTAG
- a CDS encoding NUDIX domain-containing protein produces MPDLPDAIPAATLVLMRPNGDGPPELLVTERTGTMAFAAGALVFPGGRIDADDHLTAGLLGTDSARIAAIRETIEETGLAPGLSPSPDPATVDALRGGLADEEPFASLLESHGLTIEAAALTPFARWCPNFRETRRFDTLFFLAEAPADTPEPRISEHEAVRAFWAGAAEILAEVDAGRAHVIFPTRRNLERLARFGSIAEALEDAARHPVTRITPWVEERHGAPHVCIPEGIGYPVTSEPLETARRR; encoded by the coding sequence ATGCCGGACCTGCCCGACGCGATCCCCGCCGCGACCCTGGTGCTGATGCGCCCGAATGGCGATGGGCCGCCCGAGCTGCTGGTGACCGAGCGGACCGGGACGATGGCCTTCGCCGCGGGGGCGCTGGTCTTCCCCGGCGGGCGGATCGACGCCGACGATCATCTGACCGCCGGGCTGCTCGGGACGGACTCCGCCAGGATCGCGGCGATCCGCGAGACGATCGAGGAGACCGGCCTCGCGCCGGGCCTCTCGCCTTCGCCGGACCCGGCGACGGTCGATGCGCTTCGCGGCGGACTCGCGGATGAGGAGCCGTTCGCCTCGCTGCTCGAATCGCATGGCCTGACGATCGAGGCGGCCGCGCTCACGCCGTTCGCGCGCTGGTGCCCCAATTTCCGCGAGACCCGCCGCTTCGACACGCTCTTCTTCCTCGCCGAGGCGCCGGCCGATACGCCCGAGCCGAGGATCAGCGAGCATGAGGCGGTCCGCGCCTTCTGGGCCGGCGCGGCGGAGATCCTGGCCGAGGTCGATGCCGGCCGCGCGCACGTCATCTTCCCGACCCGGCGCAACCTCGAGCGGCTGGCGCGCTTCGGCTCGATCGCCGAGGCGCTGGAGGATGCGGCGCGCCATCCGGTGACCCGGATCACGCCCTGGGTCGAGGAGCGGCACGGCGCCCCGCACGTCTGCATCCCGGAGGGGATCGGTTATCCGGTCACCTCCGAGCCGCTCGAAACGGCGCGGCGGCGATGA
- a CDS encoding polymer-forming cytoskeletal protein: MPAKGAKSGPGLSIIGPEVIISGDLATDAQIHVDGRIDGNVHCATLCQGPAGIIAGNIIADEARLCGTVEGTVSARNIVVEATARIMGDIAYETISIEAGAGIEGRLARRAALAKPGAEALTVTPVTFSPARTETETNALFPQIGAS, translated from the coding sequence ATGCCGGCCAAGGGCGCCAAGAGCGGGCCGGGCCTGTCGATCATCGGACCCGAAGTGATCATCAGCGGCGATCTCGCCACCGACGCCCAGATCCACGTCGACGGCCGGATCGACGGCAACGTCCATTGCGCGACCCTGTGCCAGGGGCCGGCCGGAATCATCGCCGGCAACATCATCGCCGACGAGGCGAGGCTGTGCGGAACGGTCGAAGGCACGGTCTCGGCGCGCAACATCGTCGTCGAGGCGACGGCGCGGATCATGGGCGACATCGCCTACGAGACGATCAGCATCGAGGCCGGCGCCGGGATCGAGGGGCGGCTCGCCCGGCGCGCGGCATTGGCCAAGCCCGGCGCGGAGGCGCTGACGGTCACTCCGGTGACCTTCTCGCCCGCCAGGACCGAGACCGAGACGAACGCCCTGTTCCCCCAAATTGGAGCCTCATGA
- a CDS encoding bile acid:sodium symporter family protein: MSDSWVQFVNTAVVPIGLMLIMFSLGLTLTLRDFALVGRRPLLVGAGFATHLFVLPLLGLVAGTLFRLPPQMALGLFIVSLCPAGTTSNALTFVGRGNAALAVVLTALTSLVTVFTIPIVLSWAVPWFLGGETGTVPTLSVPKTIGQLVKITLVPIVAGMIVRHFAPNFAARMAKWLRPTAFVILVVVIGFSVVVSLRLVLDNLLLATPAIVALNLSAMGFGLLLGRLLGVGARDAMTLAIETGVQNVTLAIFLTLTVLGSLPLAVTQNIYGVVMILSASLLIRWWRPRIEAEG, translated from the coding sequence ATGAGCGATTCCTGGGTCCAGTTCGTGAACACCGCGGTCGTGCCGATCGGGCTGATGCTGATCATGTTCAGCCTTGGCCTGACTCTGACCCTGCGCGATTTCGCACTGGTCGGGCGGAGGCCCTTGCTGGTCGGCGCAGGCTTCGCGACTCACCTGTTCGTCCTGCCTTTGCTCGGCCTCGTCGCCGGCACGCTGTTCCGGCTTCCGCCGCAGATGGCGCTCGGCCTGTTCATCGTCTCGCTCTGCCCGGCTGGGACGACCTCCAACGCGCTGACCTTCGTCGGCCGCGGCAACGCCGCCCTCGCGGTCGTGCTGACCGCACTGACCAGCCTGGTCACCGTCTTTACCATCCCGATCGTGCTGAGCTGGGCGGTGCCCTGGTTCCTCGGCGGGGAGACGGGGACTGTGCCGACCCTTTCGGTGCCGAAAACCATCGGCCAGCTGGTGAAGATCACATTGGTGCCGATCGTCGCCGGAATGATCGTGCGGCACTTCGCGCCAAATTTCGCCGCCCGGATGGCGAAGTGGCTTCGACCGACGGCCTTCGTCATTCTCGTCGTCGTGATCGGCTTTTCGGTGGTCGTCAGCCTCAGGCTGGTGCTCGACAATCTGCTGCTGGCGACGCCGGCGATCGTCGCCCTCAACCTTTCCGCGATGGGCTTCGGCCTGTTGCTCGGCCGGCTGCTCGGCGTCGGCGCGCGCGACGCGATGACTCTGGCGATCGAGACCGGCGTGCAGAACGTGACGCTGGCGATCTTCCTCACGTTGACGGTGCTCGGCAGCCTGCCGCTGGCGGTGACCCAGAACATCTACGGCGTGGTCATGATCCTCAGCGCGAGCCTTTTGATTCGCTGGTGGCGGCCGCGGATCGAGGCCGAAGGCTGA
- a CDS encoding cytochrome c family protein, with translation MDGRFNTIAGWVLGAGIVLLGSTLVVGEVYKSERPETMGYPIAGVQEEGEGGATAAEPPIAHFMQTADAARGEAVFRKCAACHNADNGGANGLGPNLWGTAGNNIAHRADFSYSDPLKNHGGRWDWDTMSAWLHSPRSFAPGTKMTFAGLSDPQERADVMLFLNQHGGTLTIPPPPAEAAPAAGNATEANAAAADANAAAAAPTARTEASTGGPGAPDVSGRAGQEGNRH, from the coding sequence ATGGACGGTCGGTTCAACACGATTGCGGGATGGGTGCTGGGCGCGGGCATCGTCCTCCTCGGATCGACCCTCGTCGTCGGCGAAGTCTACAAGTCCGAGCGGCCGGAAACGATGGGCTATCCGATCGCCGGCGTTCAGGAGGAAGGCGAAGGCGGCGCGACCGCTGCCGAGCCGCCGATCGCCCATTTCATGCAGACCGCGGACGCGGCGCGCGGCGAGGCGGTGTTCCGCAAGTGCGCCGCCTGTCACAACGCCGACAATGGCGGCGCCAACGGCCTAGGCCCCAACCTTTGGGGCACGGCCGGCAACAACATCGCCCACCGCGCCGATTTCTCCTATTCGGACCCGCTCAAGAATCACGGCGGCCGCTGGGATTGGGACACGATGAGCGCCTGGCTGCACAGCCCGCGCAGCTTCGCCCCGGGCACCAAGATGACCTTCGCCGGCCTCTCCGATCCGCAGGAGCGGGCCGACGTGATGCTGTTCCTCAACCAGCACGGCGGCACCCTCACCATCCCGCCGCCCCCGGCCGAAGCCGCGCCCGCCGCCGGCAACGCCACCGAGGCCAACGCTGCCGCCGCCGATGCGAACGCCGCCGCGGCCGCGCCGACCGCGCGGACCGAAGCCTCGACCGGCGGCCCGGGCGCGCCCGACGTCAGCGGCCGCGCGGGCCAGGAAGGCAACCGGCACTGA
- a CDS encoding pyridoxal-phosphate dependent enzyme — protein sequence MSLADPLTEAEIAAARARIQGFAMRTPLAPMRDGRTFLKLECLQPYGSYKIRGATNALKARLERGALAAIVSASAGNFGQAIAAAAARHHLPVTIHVPDGAARVKVESLRRLGATVHEHDFALWWRIMETRETGGAGTFFHPVAEREVIAGAATIGAEIAEDLPDVEAVLIPIGGGGLASGIAQAVRLKRPGCRIIAVETETALPLKAALDAGEPVTVPRTPSFVDGMGSTRVLDEMWSLLKRLVDEVIVVSLAEVEEVIRRLAAEHHVIAEGAGAAAVAAAEKAGIDRSVAIVSGGNIDRAELARILAGW from the coding sequence ATGAGCCTCGCCGATCCGCTGACGGAGGCCGAGATCGCCGCGGCGCGGGCGCGGATCCAGGGCTTCGCGATGCGCACGCCGCTGGCGCCGATGCGCGACGGACGGACCTTCCTGAAGCTCGAATGCCTGCAGCCCTACGGTTCCTACAAGATCCGCGGCGCGACAAACGCGCTGAAGGCTCGGCTGGAGCGGGGCGCGCTCGCGGCCATCGTCAGCGCCAGCGCCGGCAATTTCGGCCAGGCGATCGCCGCCGCGGCGGCGCGGCACCACCTGCCGGTCACCATCCACGTCCCCGACGGCGCGGCGCGGGTAAAGGTGGAGAGCCTCAGGCGGCTCGGCGCCACCGTCCACGAACACGATTTCGCCTTATGGTGGCGGATCATGGAGACCCGCGAGACCGGTGGCGCGGGGACCTTCTTCCACCCTGTCGCCGAGCGCGAGGTGATCGCCGGCGCCGCCACGATCGGCGCGGAGATCGCCGAGGACCTGCCCGACGTCGAGGCGGTGCTGATCCCGATCGGCGGCGGCGGGCTCGCCAGCGGAATCGCCCAGGCGGTGCGCCTCAAGCGGCCGGGCTGCCGCATCATTGCCGTCGAAACCGAAACCGCGTTGCCACTGAAGGCGGCATTGGACGCGGGAGAGCCGGTGACGGTTCCCCGAACGCCAAGCTTCGTCGACGGCATGGGCAGCACCCGCGTGCTCGACGAGATGTGGTCCTTGCTGAAGCGCCTGGTCGACGAGGTGATCGTCGTCAGCCTCGCCGAGGTCGAAGAGGTGATCCGACGCCTCGCCGCCGAGCATCACGTCATCGCCGAAGGCGCCGGCGCGGCGGCGGTGGCTGCGGCGGAGAAAGCGGGGATCGACCGGTCGGTGGCGATCGTCTCGGGCGGCAATATCGACCGCGCCGAGCTCGCCAGGATATTGGCCGGCTGGTGA
- a CDS encoding DUF1211 domain-containing protein, which produces MAAGKTDHTLERLIFFSDAVFAIAITLLVIEIHPPHLAHHSSAAAHLQALAELIPSFVGYFVSFWVIGSFWMGHHRAFGLASHYSPQILGWNMALLNVIAFMPFASAYLSLNEGEAVPTVFYCIVMSAAALLNYKVNRTATSPPMLDESADPEAVRYVRLRSVSVLLGALSAVALSCVWPQFGQLALISIPLWRRGLVHWAARPRPA; this is translated from the coding sequence ATGGCGGCGGGCAAGACCGATCACACGCTGGAGCGGCTGATCTTCTTTTCGGACGCCGTCTTCGCGATCGCCATCACCCTGCTGGTGATCGAGATCCATCCGCCGCATCTGGCCCATCATTCGAGCGCCGCCGCGCACCTTCAGGCGCTGGCCGAATTGATCCCATCGTTCGTCGGCTATTTCGTCAGCTTCTGGGTGATCGGCTCCTTCTGGATGGGCCACCACCGCGCCTTCGGCCTGGCCTCGCACTACAGCCCGCAAATCCTCGGCTGGAACATGGCCTTGCTCAATGTCATCGCCTTCATGCCCTTCGCCTCGGCCTATCTCAGCCTCAACGAGGGCGAGGCGGTGCCGACCGTCTTCTACTGCATCGTGATGAGCGCTGCGGCCTTGCTCAACTACAAGGTCAACCGAACCGCGACGAGCCCGCCGATGCTCGACGAGAGCGCCGATCCCGAGGCGGTCCGCTATGTGCGCCTGCGCTCGGTCTCGGTGCTGCTGGGGGCGCTATCGGCGGTGGCGCTCTCGTGCGTGTGGCCGCAATTCGGCCAGCTCGCCCTCATCAGCATTCCGCTGTGGCGCCGGGGCCTGGTGCACTGGGCGGCGCGGCCGCGGCCCGCCTAG
- a CDS encoding hydrolase: protein MVRGFLVALLLFGSAAARAADPPYAPAQTGQRVVYRGATLIDGTGSAPRQAMAVIANGERIEAVLPAARLTRRMTEDAEIIDLSGRYLIPGLIDSHQHIATPPNRARAEALMRRDLYSGITATRIMADDLRSVAELDRAARAGEIAGPDLFYAALVAGRSFFSDPRTQAVSFGYTPGEAPWAQAVDAESNLPLLIARARGTGAAAIKIYADLPPVLVRAIAAEAHRQGLQVWAHAMVFPTPPDQVLAAGPDVVSHSCYLAYQVSAHPPQTYRERVPVDPAQFAQGDNPAMEGLFRTMRERGILLDATLRVYREGERRATPQRPANCSLDLAARLTAEARRAGVHVSAGTDGDTPYAAAYPALFEEMELLVQRAGFTPIEAISAATQVGAMAMGQGEAMGVIAPGRLADMVVLERDPAGDIANLRSVLFTVKRGRRFERSDYRPISAQEAGADDD from the coding sequence ATGGTTCGGGGGTTTCTGGTCGCGTTGCTTCTTTTCGGGTCGGCCGCCGCGCGCGCCGCCGATCCGCCTTACGCGCCGGCGCAGACGGGCCAGCGCGTCGTCTATCGCGGCGCGACGCTGATCGACGGCACCGGCAGCGCGCCCCGGCAGGCGATGGCTGTGATCGCCAATGGAGAGCGGATCGAGGCGGTCCTGCCCGCCGCGCGCCTCACCCGGCGGATGACCGAGGACGCCGAGATCATCGACCTGTCCGGCCGCTACCTCATCCCCGGGCTGATCGACAGCCACCAGCATATCGCCACGCCGCCCAACCGGGCCCGCGCCGAGGCGCTGATGCGGCGCGACCTCTACAGCGGAATCACCGCGACCCGGATCATGGCCGACGATCTGCGCTCGGTGGCGGAGCTGGACCGGGCCGCCCGCGCCGGCGAGATCGCCGGCCCCGACCTTTTCTACGCCGCGCTCGTCGCCGGCCGCTCCTTCTTCTCCGATCCCCGGACGCAGGCCGTGAGCTTCGGCTACACGCCCGGGGAGGCGCCCTGGGCGCAGGCGGTCGATGCCGAGAGCAACCTTCCGCTGCTGATCGCCCGGGCGCGCGGCACCGGCGCGGCGGCGATCAAGATCTATGCAGATCTGCCGCCGGTACTGGTTCGCGCCATCGCCGCCGAGGCCCACAGGCAGGGTTTGCAAGTCTGGGCGCACGCAATGGTCTTCCCGACTCCGCCCGATCAGGTGCTGGCCGCCGGTCCGGACGTCGTCAGCCATAGCTGCTACCTCGCCTATCAGGTCTCGGCCCATCCGCCGCAAACCTATCGCGAGCGAGTCCCGGTCGATCCGGCGCAATTCGCGCAGGGCGACAATCCGGCGATGGAGGGGCTGTTCCGGACGATGCGGGAGCGGGGAATCCTGCTCGACGCCACCTTGCGCGTCTATCGCGAGGGCGAGCGCCGGGCGACTCCCCAGCGGCCCGCCAATTGCAGCCTCGATCTCGCCGCGCGCCTGACCGCCGAGGCCCGGCGCGCAGGCGTCCACGTCTCGGCGGGAACCGACGGCGACACGCCCTACGCAGCGGCCTATCCCGCCCTGTTCGAGGAGATGGAGCTGCTCGTCCAGCGGGCCGGCTTCACCCCGATCGAGGCGATCAGCGCCGCGACTCAGGTCGGAGCGATGGCCATGGGCCAGGGCGAGGCGATGGGCGTCATCGCCCCCGGCCGTCTTGCCGACATGGTCGTGCTCGAGCGCGATCCCGCCGGCGACATCGCCAACCTGCGCTCCGTCCTGTTCACGGTGAAGCGGGGGCGGCGGTTCGAACGGAGCGATTATCGCCCGATCAGCGCACAGGAAGCAGGCGCCGATGACGACTGA
- a CDS encoding ornithine cyclodeaminase family protein, with amino-acid sequence MLYVTAEEVAKLLPYEECISLMREAMIALSAGRTRQLLRTILDLPEGRAFGSMLGAMLDDGVFGAKLVSVYPDNFDRGGPSHQGVVVLFDAADGAPSAILEAGEITAIRTAAASAAATDALARPEAASLAILGYGEQARRHVAAIRCVRDIARLTVWGRSPEKAAAFAEAHGGTACASVEEAVAAADIICTVSAARDPILMSDWVPDGAHVNAVGSSRAGPSEIDVALVARARFFADHEEGVRAQGAEYLYALDSGAIGEDHLLGEIGAVMAGTIEGRRAASDVTIYKSLGSIVQDLASARHIVSRLRGR; translated from the coding sequence ATGCTCTACGTCACCGCCGAGGAGGTGGCGAAGCTGCTTCCCTACGAGGAGTGCATCTCGCTGATGCGCGAGGCGATGATCGCCCTGTCCGCCGGCCGCACCCGCCAGCTGCTGCGAACGATCCTCGATCTGCCGGAGGGCCGAGCCTTCGGATCGATGCTCGGCGCGATGCTCGACGACGGAGTCTTCGGGGCCAAGCTGGTCAGCGTCTATCCGGACAATTTCGATCGTGGCGGCCCCTCGCACCAGGGCGTGGTCGTCCTGTTCGACGCGGCCGACGGCGCGCCCTCGGCGATCCTCGAGGCCGGCGAGATCACCGCGATCCGCACCGCCGCGGCCTCGGCGGCGGCGACCGACGCGCTGGCGCGGCCGGAGGCGGCTTCGCTCGCGATCCTCGGCTATGGCGAGCAGGCGCGCCGCCACGTCGCGGCGATTCGCTGCGTGCGCGACATCGCGCGCCTGACCGTCTGGGGCCGCTCGCCCGAAAAGGCCGCGGCTTTCGCCGAGGCGCATGGCGGCACGGCTTGCGCGAGCGTCGAGGAGGCGGTCGCGGCCGCGGACATCATCTGCACCGTAAGCGCGGCGCGCGACCCGATCCTGATGTCGGATTGGGTTCCCGACGGTGCCCATGTCAACGCGGTCGGATCGTCGCGCGCTGGGCCGAGCGAGATCGACGTGGCGCTGGTCGCGAGGGCCCGCTTCTTCGCCGATCATGAGGAGGGCGTCCGCGCGCAGGGCGCGGAATATCTCTACGCTCTGGATTCGGGCGCGATCGGCGAGGATCACCTTCTGGGAGAGATCGGAGCGGTCATGGCCGGGACGATCGAGGGGCGCCGAGCGGCGAGCGACGTCACGATCTACAAGTCGCTGGGCAGCATCGTCCAGGATCTGGCGTCCGCCCGCCACATCGTCTCCCGGCTCCGGGGCCGCTGA
- a CDS encoding OsmC family protein — MSRHVAEISWRSDGEFASGRYSRRHEIRFDGGAVLAGSSSPDVVPEPMSDPAAVDPEEALVAAVASCHMLWFLSLAQNAGLEVASYRDSAEGEMGRIGPGRMAIVRIALRPDVAFAGAAPDAATIDRLHREAHERCFIANSLNSEIVIEPPAR, encoded by the coding sequence ATGAGCCGCCACGTCGCCGAAATAAGCTGGCGCTCGGACGGCGAATTCGCCAGCGGCCGCTACAGCCGCCGGCACGAAATCCGTTTCGACGGCGGCGCGGTCCTCGCCGGCTCCTCCTCGCCCGACGTCGTGCCGGAGCCGATGTCCGATCCCGCCGCGGTCGATCCCGAAGAGGCGCTGGTGGCGGCGGTCGCCTCCTGCCACATGCTCTGGTTCCTCTCGCTGGCGCAGAACGCCGGGCTCGAGGTCGCTTCCTATCGCGACTCGGCGGAAGGGGAGATGGGCCGGATCGGCCCCGGCAGGATGGCGATCGTTCGAATCGCGCTCCGCCCCGACGTCGCCTTCGCCGGCGCCGCGCCCGACGCCGCGACGATCGATCGGCTCCACCGCGAGGCCCACGAGCGCTGCTTCATCGCCAACTCGCTGAACAGTGAGATTGTGATCGAGCCGCCCGCCCGATAG
- the recJ gene encoding single-stranded-DNA-specific exonuclease RecJ, which translates to MLTSASLVCGVSRSILGQPWRWRAGAADATDAGFQPDDLVDQLLLARGVGRDELARHRAPTLRGFMPDPSVFRDMDKAAERLAGAVETGEAVTIFGDYDVDGATSAALLVRLLRGLGLEPRAYIPDRLMEGYGPSGEALVRIAEGGARLIVTVDCGAQAFEALEMARGAGVDVIVVDHHKCASRLPDGHAIVNPNRLDESDEGAAHGHLAAVGMAFLLGAALLRVLRGRGFFASREEPRLIDLLDLVALGTVADVAQLRGLNRAFVTQGLKVMAARRNVGLAALADAARLNRAPECRDLGFALGPRINAGGRVGKSDLGVRLLTTEDRDEAESIAAELDRLNEERRAIEAAVCEAAEALCAAQGNRAVAVVSAPGWHPGVIGIVAGRLKEKLHRPAIVVAIGADGLGKGSGRSISGVDLGAAVLAAKESGLLIAGGGHAMAAGLTVAGDRLEALVEFLDDRLSADVARSRDDRALLLDALISPGGINAAYCDALDAGGPYGAGWPGPHVAAGPVGIVKADVVGNGHLRVIAAGADGRRVKAIAFRMAESALGEALLAAPPHRKLWLAGRLKRDDYNGGGAAELHLEDAAWAD; encoded by the coding sequence ATGCTGACCAGCGCAAGCCTCGTCTGCGGCGTTTCCCGCTCGATCCTCGGCCAGCCGTGGCGCTGGCGGGCCGGCGCTGCGGACGCGACAGACGCGGGCTTCCAGCCCGACGATTTGGTCGACCAGCTTCTGCTCGCCCGCGGAGTCGGCCGCGACGAGCTGGCCCGCCACCGCGCTCCGACCCTGCGCGGCTTCATGCCCGACCCTTCCGTCTTCCGCGACATGGACAAGGCGGCGGAGCGGCTCGCCGGTGCGGTCGAGACCGGCGAAGCGGTCACCATCTTCGGCGATTACGACGTCGACGGCGCGACCTCCGCCGCCTTGCTCGTCCGGCTGCTGCGCGGCCTCGGCCTCGAGCCCCGGGCCTATATCCCGGACCGGCTGATGGAGGGCTACGGCCCCTCGGGCGAGGCTCTGGTGCGGATCGCGGAGGGCGGCGCCCGGCTGATCGTCACCGTCGATTGCGGCGCGCAGGCCTTCGAGGCGCTGGAAATGGCGCGCGGCGCCGGAGTCGACGTGATCGTCGTCGATCACCACAAATGCGCCAGCCGCCTCCCGGACGGCCACGCCATCGTCAACCCGAACCGGCTCGACGAAAGCGACGAGGGCGCCGCCCACGGCCACCTCGCGGCGGTCGGAATGGCCTTCCTGCTCGGGGCGGCATTGCTTCGGGTCCTGCGCGGCCGCGGCTTTTTCGCGAGCCGTGAGGAGCCGCGGCTGATCGACCTGCTCGATCTGGTCGCGCTTGGAACGGTCGCCGACGTCGCCCAACTGAGGGGGCTCAACCGCGCCTTCGTGACCCAGGGGCTGAAGGTCATGGCCGCGCGGCGCAATGTCGGCCTCGCCGCTTTGGCCGACGCTGCCCGGCTCAACCGGGCGCCCGAATGCCGCGATCTCGGCTTCGCTTTGGGGCCGAGGATCAACGCCGGGGGCCGCGTCGGCAAGTCGGACCTCGGCGTTCGCCTGCTGACGACCGAGGACCGCGATGAAGCCGAATCGATTGCCGCCGAGCTCGACCGGCTCAACGAGGAGCGCCGGGCGATCGAGGCGGCGGTGTGCGAGGCGGCCGAGGCGTTGTGCGCAGCGCAGGGGAACCGGGCGGTGGCTGTGGTCTCCGCTCCGGGCTGGCATCCCGGAGTGATCGGCATCGTCGCCGGCCGGCTCAAGGAAAAGCTGCACCGTCCCGCGATCGTCGTCGCCATCGGCGCGGACGGGCTGGGCAAGGGCTCGGGCCGCTCGATATCCGGAGTCGATCTCGGCGCGGCCGTGCTTGCCGCGAAGGAGAGCGGATTGCTGATCGCAGGCGGCGGGCATGCGATGGCCGCCGGGCTGACCGTGGCGGGCGACAGGCTGGAGGCGCTCGTCGAGTTTCTCGACGACCGGCTGAGTGCGGATGTCGCGCGCAGCCGCGACGATCGGGCGCTGCTGCTCGACGCCTTGATCTCCCCGGGCGGGATCAACGCCGCTTATTGCGACGCGCTCGACGCCGGAGGGCCCTATGGCGCCGGCTGGCCCGGCCCGCACGTGGCCGCCGGGCCGGTCGGCATCGTCAAGGCGGATGTCGTGGGCAACGGCCACCTGCGCGTCATCGCCGCCGGCGCGGACGGGCGGCGGGTCAAGGCGATCGCCTTTCGAATGGCCGAAAGCGCGCTGGGCGAGGCGCTGCTCGCCGCGCCTCCGCACCGCAAGCTTTGGCTCGCCGGTCGGCTCAAGCGCGACGATTACAACGGGGGCGGCGCGGCCGAGCTTCACCTCGAGGATGCGGCCTGGGCCGATTAG